The Dictyoglomus sp. NZ13-RE01 genome segment CAAAGGTTTCATGATCAACAAAGTAATACTCATCACCTGTGTTATAAAGATATTCTACTTCTTTTTTATCAATAATTGCCTGCGGTACCAACTCTTCTGACTTAAAAGTTTTTCTAATAACATTTCCTGTTTTTATGTTTTTCAATTTAGCCTTTACTGTAGCCTGCCCCTGTGCCATATGGACATGCTGGGCCTCGAGAACTATATATATTTCTCCATCCAATTCAATAGTTAAACCAGGATAAAAATCATTTGTTGAGATCATACCTTGCTAACCTCCTATAGTATAATTAATTCTTTGGGGAATTTATTCAAAACTTCCCCTTTTTCCTTTCTTACTACTATCATATCTTCTATTCTAATACCAAACTTCTTAGGGAAATATATTCCCGGCTCAATAGTTACCACCATACTTTCTTTCAGAAATCCCTCTACTTTAGGAGCAAGTCTTGGCTTTTCATGGATATCAAGCCCTACTCCATGTCCCAAACCATGTCCAAAATATTCACCATAGCCATTCTCTTCAATTATACTCCTTGCAACACCATCAACAAACTTTAGTTCCAAACCTTCCTTTACAACCTCTTCCGCTCTTTTTTGTGCCTCCAAAACTATATTATAATACAAAAGTTCATCTTCTTGTGGAGTACCTAAATAAACTGTTCTTGTTATATCAGAATTATATCCTTGATAGCAAGCCCCAAAATCTAACACTATAAATTCCTGAGGTAAGATTTCTTTATTACTTGCTACCCCATGAGGCATTGCGGATCTATATCCTGAGGCAACAATTGTATCAAATGCTGGCTTTTCCGCTCCCAATTTTATCATTTGATACTCTAACTCTAAAGCAACATCCTTTTCTTTTATTTTTGGTTTTATTAAAGTAAGAACTTTTTCTAAAGCTTTTTCAGCAATATCTAAAGCCCTCTTTATTTTTTCTATTTCTTCCTCAGTTTTAACAGCTCTTAAGTCTTCAATCCAATCCTCTGTTGAGATTAACTCACAATCATCTAATAGATCTTTCCACTTTACCCAATCACTATAAGATAGGTGTCTTCCCTCAAAACAGAATCTTTTCCATCCCTTTTTATTTTTTCTTTCTAAAATAAAATCATAGTATGTTCTGTTAGAATTTATATGCACTATCTCTATATTTTTATAAATTTCTTCTTTTGCCTGTTCAGTATATCTCGAATCTAATAGGATAAAGGAATTCTCAGGCTCCACTAAAAGAAGTGCTGTGGAGCCTGAGAATCCAGTTAGATACCTTATATTTTTTATATTAGTTACTAACAGAACATCTTTTTCTTCCTCGATTAATCTTTTCTGAATTTTTTCAATCCCCATAAATACTCCTTTACTCCAAAATCTTTAATGTTATCAGAATAATTAACTCTTTATCAGTTTGCTGCACCTTCTTTGACTTGAATAACTCTCCCAAAATAGGAATATCTCCTAAAAGGGGAACTTTATTAAT includes the following:
- a CDS encoding aminopeptidase, with the protein product MGIEKIQKRLIEEEKDVLLVTNIKNIRYLTGFSGSTALLLVEPENSFILLDSRYTEQAKEEIYKNIEIVHINSNRTYYDFILERKNKKGWKRFCFEGRHLSYSDWVKWKDLLDDCELISTEDWIEDLRAVKTEEEIEKIKRALDIAEKALEKVLTLIKPKIKEKDVALELEYQMIKLGAEKPAFDTIVASGYRSAMPHGVASNKEILPQEFIVLDFGACYQGYNSDITRTVYLGTPQEDELLYYNIVLEAQKRAEEVVKEGLELKFVDGVARSIIEENGYGEYFGHGLGHGVGLDIHEKPRLAPKVEGFLKESMVVTIEPGIYFPKKFGIRIEDMIVVRKEKGEVLNKFPKELIIL